One genomic window of Lagenorhynchus albirostris chromosome 17, mLagAlb1.1, whole genome shotgun sequence includes the following:
- the ZNF16 gene encoding zinc finger protein 16, with the protein MPSLRVRPEEAEMEPSVPGPSPWTPRTQACVSDAPAVTHPGSALHGPLCCGDAEPEATPPHHQQPDWDPRTEGKEFLQKEEASEDLESQAETSENHASDVSQTPELGELCDGALERDWEVPEDEREAQSPCWEGDFTPVQVLLRSSSGEKEVDCDKVKRGFSLSPSPVARQGAPAEERPHPHDTHGQSFPRSMDLISCEGLHAAESPFICNECGNTFQGGPDLIQHQTAHTGQKSFICNECGRPFSTHSDLLRHRLTHRGEKPHVCTECGKAFSQSSSLKKHQKSHVSEKPYECSECGKAFRRTSNLIQHQRIHSGEKPYVCNACGKAFRRSSNLIKHQRVHTGEKPFECDVCGKAFSQSSHLRKHQRVHTGERPYACSECGKPFSRVSNLIKHHRVHTGEKPYKCSDCGKAFSQSSSLIQHRRIHTGEKPHVCGVCGKAFSYSSVLRKHQIIHTGEKPYECSICGKAFSHSSALIQHQGVHTGDKPYECRECGKTFGRSSNLILHQRVHTGEKPYECTECGKTFSQSSTLIQHQRIHNGLKPHECNQCGKAFNRSSNLIHHQKVHTGEKPYACIECGKGFSQSSHLIQHQIIHTGERPYQCSECGKSFSQRSVLIQHQRIHTGVKPYDCTACGKAFSQRSKLVKHQLVHTRE; encoded by the exons ATGCCCAGCCTCAGAGTACGCCCTGAAGAGGCAGAAATGGAACCCTCAGTCCCTGGACCATCTCCTTGGACCCCCAGAACACAGGCCTGTGTGAGTGATGCTCCCGCTGTGACCCACCCTGGATCTGCACTTCATGGTCCCCTCTGCTGTGGTGACGCTGAGCCAGAAGCCACCCCCCCTCACCATCAGCAGCCAG ATTGGGACCCCAGGACTGAGGGCAAGGAGTTTCTTCAGAAGGAAGAAGCTTCTGAGGATTTGGAATCACAGGCAGAAACATCAGAAAACCATGCCAGTGATGTTTCCCAGACGCCTGAGCTTGGAGAACTCTGTGACGGTGCATTAGAAAGAGACTGGGAGGTCCCTGAGGATGAGAGAGAGGCACAGTCCCCCTGCTGGGAGGGGGACTTCACACCAGTGCAAGTGCTTCTCAGGAGCTCCTCAGGAGAGAAAGAGGTGGACTGTGACAAGGTCAAAAGAGGCTTCAGTCTGAGCCCAAGCCCAGTGGCACGTCAGGGAGCCCCTGCAGAAGAGAGGCCACATCCGCACGACACGCATGGCCAGAGCTTCCCACGCAGCATGGACCTAATCAGCTGTGAGGGGCTTCACGCAGCCGAAAGCCCGTTCATATGCAACGAGTGTGGAAACACCTTCCAAGGAGGCCCCGATCTTATTCAGCATCAGACAGCGCACACTGGACAGAAGTCCTTCATATGTAATGAGTGTGGAAGGCCCTTTAGTACACATTCAGACCTCCTCAGGCACCGGCTTACCCACCGCGGAGAGAAGCCACACGTGTGTACTGAGTGTGGAAAGGCCTTCAGCCAGAGCTCCAGCCTTAAAAAGCACCAGAAGTCCCATGTGAGCGAGAAGCCCTACGAATGCAGTGAGTGCGGGAAGGCCTTCAGGAGGACTTCCAACCTCATCCAGCATCAAAGAATCCACTCCGGGGAGAAGCCATACGTGTGCAACGCCTGCGGGAAGGCCTTCAGGCGGAGCTCCAACCTTATCAAACACCAGAGGGTCCACACAGGGGAGAAGCCCTTCGAGTGTGACGtgtgtgggaaggccttcagccAGAGCTCACACCTGAGGAAGCACCAGAGGGTCCACACCGGGGAGAGGCCTTATGCATGTAGCGAGTGCGGCAAACCCTTCAGCCGGGTGTCCAACCTCATTAAGCATCACAGGGTCCACACGGGAGAGAAGCCCTACAAGTGCAGTGActgtgggaaggccttcagccAGAGCTCAAGCCTCATCCAGCACCGgagaatccacactggagagaagcctcACGTGTGCGGTGtgtgtgggaaggccttcagcTACAGCTCAGTGCTCAGAAAGCACCAGATCATCCACACGGGAGAGAAGCCATATGAGTGCAGCATctgtgggaaggccttcagccACAGCTCTGCGCTCATCCAGCACCAGGGTGTGCACACGGGCGACAAGCCCTATGAGTGTCGCGAGTGCGGGAAGACCTTCGGTCGCAGCTCCAACCTCATCCTGCACCAGCgagttcacactggagagaagccctatgaatGTACTGAGTGTGGGAAAACCTTCAGCCAGAGCTCAACTCTCATTCAGCATCAGAGGATCCATAATGGGTTGAAACCCCACGAGTGTAATCAGTGCGGCAAAGCCTTCAACCGGAGCTCAAACCTCATCCACCACCAGAAagtccacactggagagaagccctacGCGTGCATCGAGTGTGGGAAGGGCTTCAGCCAGAGCTCGCACCTCATTCAGCATCAGATCATCCACACCGGCGAGAGGCCCTATCAGTGCAGTGAGTGTGGGAAGTCCTTCAGCCAGCGCTCGGTCCTCATCCAGCACCAGAGGATTCACACTGGGGTGAAGCCCTAtgactgcacagcttgtgggaaagccttcagccAGCGGTCAAAGTTGGTCAAGCACCAGCTGGTTCACACCAGGGAGTGA
- the ZNF250 gene encoding zinc finger protein 250 isoform X2 has protein sequence MAAARLLPPPAVPQPLSFQAKVTFEDVAVLLSQEEWDRLGPAQRGLYRHVMMETYGNVVSVGIPGTKPEVISQLERGEEPWVLDKQGNEGRRGLGTGRSDNFTYDHMTACVQQDSTSCPWGCENTERDQSRALSLRPLTSQEAPTALRRTPAEWSDQGSCEPEESFCLSPSHAGPPEGRALSQGMPVAQRPAVPGGERPYRCVECGKCFGRSSHLLQHQRTHTGERPYVCGVCGKAFSQSSVLSKHRRIHTGEKPYACHECGKAFRVSSDLAQHHKIHTGEKPHECLECRKAFTQLSHLLQHQRIHTGERPYVCGVCGKAFNHSTVLRSHRRVHTGEKPHACAECGRAFSVKRTLLQHQRVHTGEKPYACGECGRAFSDRSVLIQHHSVHTGEKPYECSECGKAFRHRSTLLNHERIHTEEKPYGCYACGKAFVQHSHLTQHQRVHTGEKPYVCSECGHAFSARRSLVQHQRVHTGERPFRCAQCDKAFSLKATLIVHLRTHTGERPYECSRCGKAFSQYSVLVQHQRIHTGERPYECGECGRAFNQHGHLIQHQKVHRKL, from the exons ATGGCAGCGGCCAGGCTCCTGCCGCCACCGGCGGTGCCCCAG CCCCTGTCATTCCAGGCCAAGGTGACCTTCGAGGACGTGGCCGTGCTCCTCTCCCAGGAGGAGTGGGACCGCCTGGGCCCTGCTCAGCGGGGCCTCTACCGACATGTGATGATGGAAACCTACGGGAACGTGGTCTCCGTGG GAATTCCAGGAACCAAGCCCGAGGTGATCTCGCAGCTGGAGCGAGGAGAGGAGCCGTGGGTCCTGGACAAACAGGGAAATGAGGGGCGCCGGGGCCTGGGCACTGGCCGCTCAG ACAACTTCACGTATGACCACATGACAGCTTGTGTGCAACAAGACAGCACGTCCTGTCCCTGGG gatgtgaaaacacggAGCGGGACCAGAGCAGAGCCTTGAGTCTGAGGCCGCTCACTTCACAGGAAGCACCAACGGCTCTGAGGAGAACGCCAGCCGAGTGGAGTGACCAGGGAAGCTGCGAGCCTGAGGAGAGCTTCTGTCTGAGTCCCAGCCACGCCGGCCCCCCTGAAGGCCGGGCCTTGAGTCAGGGCATGCCTGTCGCTCAGCGACCAGCCGTTCCTGGCGGGGAGAGACCCTACCGGTGCGTGGAGTGCGGGAAGTGCTTTGGGCGGagctcccacctcctccagcaCCAGAGAACCCACACCGGGGAGAGGCCCTACGTGTGTGGCGTGTGCGGCAAGGCCTTCAGCCAGAGCTCGGTCCTCAGCAAGCACAGGAGGATCCACACGGGCGAGAAGCCCTACGCGTGTCACGAGTGTGGAAAGGCCTTTCGAGTGAGCTCAGATCTGGCTCAGCATCACAAGATCCACACGGGGGAGAAGCCACATGAGTGTCTCGAGTGTCGCAAGGCCTTCACACAGCTCTCCCACCTGCTCCAGCACCAGCGCATCCACACCGGGGAGAGGCCCTACGTGTGCGGCGTGTGCGGGAAGGCCTTCAACCACAGCACTGTGCTGCGCAGCCACCGGCGGGTGCACACCGGGGAGAAGCCGCACGCATGCGCGGAGTGTGGCCGCGCCTTCAGCGTGAAGAGGACGCTGCTCCAGCACCAGCGGGTCCACACCGGGGAGAAGCCCTACGCCTGCGGCGAGTGTGGCCGCGCCTTCAGCGACCGCTCCGTCCTCATCCAGCACCACAGCGTGCACACAGGCGAGAAGCCCTATGAGTGCAGCGAGTGCGGCAAGGCCTTCCGGCACCGCTCCACCCTCCTGAACCACGAACGTATCCACACCGAGGAGAAGCCCTATGGCTGCTACGCATGCGGCAAGGCCTTCGTGCAGCACTCCCACCTGACCCAGCACCAGCGGGTCCACACCGGCGAAAAGCCCTACGTGTGCAGCGAGTGTGGCCACGCCTTCAGTGCCCGCAGGTCCCTGGTCCAGCACCAGCGGGTCCACACGGGTGAGAGGCCATTCCGCTGTGCACAGTGCGACAAGGCCTTCAGCCTGAAGGCCACGCTGATCGTGCACCTGAGGACCCACACAGGCGAGAGGCCCTATGAGTGTAGCCGCTGCGGCAAGGCCTTCAGCCAGTACTCGGTGCTCGTGCAGCACCAACGCATCCACACAGGCGAGAGGCCCTATGAATGTGGGGAGTGCGGCCGCGCCTTTAACCAGCACGGCCACCTGATCCAGCACCAGAAGGTACACAGGAAGCTGTGA
- the ZNF250 gene encoding zinc finger protein 250 isoform X1, protein MSAPSPCQGSSWSPLLCGSWGVTDSLLGLAFPQNLPTVGPPCQVLKPNPWVTLDSHQNPTPTGAATGAGPGVARASVGHRRAWHGAPTGVRPWQDCARPASLEAARPGASLDDSLAPVRTRSPGPVRALQAVPVPQAPPISIFLRYPRDQVMAAARLLPPPAVPQAKVTFEDVAVLLSQEEWDRLGPAQRGLYRHVMMETYGNVVSVGIPGTKPEVISQLERGEEPWVLDKQGNEGRRGLGTGRSDNFTYDHMTACVQQDSTSCPWGCENTERDQSRALSLRPLTSQEAPTALRRTPAEWSDQGSCEPEESFCLSPSHAGPPEGRALSQGMPVAQRPAVPGGERPYRCVECGKCFGRSSHLLQHQRTHTGERPYVCGVCGKAFSQSSVLSKHRRIHTGEKPYACHECGKAFRVSSDLAQHHKIHTGEKPHECLECRKAFTQLSHLLQHQRIHTGERPYVCGVCGKAFNHSTVLRSHRRVHTGEKPHACAECGRAFSVKRTLLQHQRVHTGEKPYACGECGRAFSDRSVLIQHHSVHTGEKPYECSECGKAFRHRSTLLNHERIHTEEKPYGCYACGKAFVQHSHLTQHQRVHTGEKPYVCSECGHAFSARRSLVQHQRVHTGERPFRCAQCDKAFSLKATLIVHLRTHTGERPYECSRCGKAFSQYSVLVQHQRIHTGERPYECGECGRAFNQHGHLIQHQKVHRKL, encoded by the exons ATGTCAGCCCCATCACCCTGCCAGGGGAGCTCTTGGTCCCCACTTCTGTGTGGCAGTTGGGGGGTGACAGATAGCTTACTTGGCCTGGCATTTCCCCAGAACCTGCCCACCGTCGGGCCTCCCTGTCAGGTGCTCAAACCAAATCCCTGGGTCACTCTGGACTCCCACCAGAACCCAACCCCCACTGGAGCCGCCACCGGGGCAGGACCAGGCGTGGCCAGGGCATCGGTGGGCCACAGGAGGGCCTGGCATGGGGCCCCCACAGGAGTGCGGCCCTGGCAGGACTGTGCACGCCCAGCCTCTCTGGAGGCAGCCAGGCCCGGTGCCTCCCTGGATGACAGCTTGGCTCCTGTGAGGACGCGCTCACCCGGGCCTGTGCGTGCACTGCAGGCCGTGCCAG TCCCACAGGCTCCTCCGATTTCCATCTTCCTCAGATACCCCAGGGATCAGGTGATGGCAGCGGCCAGGCTCCTGCCGCCACCGGCGGTGCCCCAG GCCAAGGTGACCTTCGAGGACGTGGCCGTGCTCCTCTCCCAGGAGGAGTGGGACCGCCTGGGCCCTGCTCAGCGGGGCCTCTACCGACATGTGATGATGGAAACCTACGGGAACGTGGTCTCCGTGG GAATTCCAGGAACCAAGCCCGAGGTGATCTCGCAGCTGGAGCGAGGAGAGGAGCCGTGGGTCCTGGACAAACAGGGAAATGAGGGGCGCCGGGGCCTGGGCACTGGCCGCTCAG ACAACTTCACGTATGACCACATGACAGCTTGTGTGCAACAAGACAGCACGTCCTGTCCCTGGG gatgtgaaaacacggAGCGGGACCAGAGCAGAGCCTTGAGTCTGAGGCCGCTCACTTCACAGGAAGCACCAACGGCTCTGAGGAGAACGCCAGCCGAGTGGAGTGACCAGGGAAGCTGCGAGCCTGAGGAGAGCTTCTGTCTGAGTCCCAGCCACGCCGGCCCCCCTGAAGGCCGGGCCTTGAGTCAGGGCATGCCTGTCGCTCAGCGACCAGCCGTTCCTGGCGGGGAGAGACCCTACCGGTGCGTGGAGTGCGGGAAGTGCTTTGGGCGGagctcccacctcctccagcaCCAGAGAACCCACACCGGGGAGAGGCCCTACGTGTGTGGCGTGTGCGGCAAGGCCTTCAGCCAGAGCTCGGTCCTCAGCAAGCACAGGAGGATCCACACGGGCGAGAAGCCCTACGCGTGTCACGAGTGTGGAAAGGCCTTTCGAGTGAGCTCAGATCTGGCTCAGCATCACAAGATCCACACGGGGGAGAAGCCACATGAGTGTCTCGAGTGTCGCAAGGCCTTCACACAGCTCTCCCACCTGCTCCAGCACCAGCGCATCCACACCGGGGAGAGGCCCTACGTGTGCGGCGTGTGCGGGAAGGCCTTCAACCACAGCACTGTGCTGCGCAGCCACCGGCGGGTGCACACCGGGGAGAAGCCGCACGCATGCGCGGAGTGTGGCCGCGCCTTCAGCGTGAAGAGGACGCTGCTCCAGCACCAGCGGGTCCACACCGGGGAGAAGCCCTACGCCTGCGGCGAGTGTGGCCGCGCCTTCAGCGACCGCTCCGTCCTCATCCAGCACCACAGCGTGCACACAGGCGAGAAGCCCTATGAGTGCAGCGAGTGCGGCAAGGCCTTCCGGCACCGCTCCACCCTCCTGAACCACGAACGTATCCACACCGAGGAGAAGCCCTATGGCTGCTACGCATGCGGCAAGGCCTTCGTGCAGCACTCCCACCTGACCCAGCACCAGCGGGTCCACACCGGCGAAAAGCCCTACGTGTGCAGCGAGTGTGGCCACGCCTTCAGTGCCCGCAGGTCCCTGGTCCAGCACCAGCGGGTCCACACGGGTGAGAGGCCATTCCGCTGTGCACAGTGCGACAAGGCCTTCAGCCTGAAGGCCACGCTGATCGTGCACCTGAGGACCCACACAGGCGAGAGGCCCTATGAGTGTAGCCGCTGCGGCAAGGCCTTCAGCCAGTACTCGGTGCTCGTGCAGCACCAACGCATCCACACAGGCGAGAGGCCCTATGAATGTGGGGAGTGCGGCCGCGCCTTTAACCAGCACGGCCACCTGATCCAGCACCAGAAGGTACACAGGAAGCTGTGA
- the ZNF250 gene encoding zinc finger protein 250 isoform X3, whose protein sequence is MAAARLLPPPAVPQAKVTFEDVAVLLSQEEWDRLGPAQRGLYRHVMMETYGNVVSVGIPGTKPEVISQLERGEEPWVLDKQGNEGRRGLGTGRSDNFTYDHMTACVQQDSTSCPWGCENTERDQSRALSLRPLTSQEAPTALRRTPAEWSDQGSCEPEESFCLSPSHAGPPEGRALSQGMPVAQRPAVPGGERPYRCVECGKCFGRSSHLLQHQRTHTGERPYVCGVCGKAFSQSSVLSKHRRIHTGEKPYACHECGKAFRVSSDLAQHHKIHTGEKPHECLECRKAFTQLSHLLQHQRIHTGERPYVCGVCGKAFNHSTVLRSHRRVHTGEKPHACAECGRAFSVKRTLLQHQRVHTGEKPYACGECGRAFSDRSVLIQHHSVHTGEKPYECSECGKAFRHRSTLLNHERIHTEEKPYGCYACGKAFVQHSHLTQHQRVHTGEKPYVCSECGHAFSARRSLVQHQRVHTGERPFRCAQCDKAFSLKATLIVHLRTHTGERPYECSRCGKAFSQYSVLVQHQRIHTGERPYECGECGRAFNQHGHLIQHQKVHRKL, encoded by the exons ATGGCAGCGGCCAGGCTCCTGCCGCCACCGGCGGTGCCCCAG GCCAAGGTGACCTTCGAGGACGTGGCCGTGCTCCTCTCCCAGGAGGAGTGGGACCGCCTGGGCCCTGCTCAGCGGGGCCTCTACCGACATGTGATGATGGAAACCTACGGGAACGTGGTCTCCGTGG GAATTCCAGGAACCAAGCCCGAGGTGATCTCGCAGCTGGAGCGAGGAGAGGAGCCGTGGGTCCTGGACAAACAGGGAAATGAGGGGCGCCGGGGCCTGGGCACTGGCCGCTCAG ACAACTTCACGTATGACCACATGACAGCTTGTGTGCAACAAGACAGCACGTCCTGTCCCTGGG gatgtgaaaacacggAGCGGGACCAGAGCAGAGCCTTGAGTCTGAGGCCGCTCACTTCACAGGAAGCACCAACGGCTCTGAGGAGAACGCCAGCCGAGTGGAGTGACCAGGGAAGCTGCGAGCCTGAGGAGAGCTTCTGTCTGAGTCCCAGCCACGCCGGCCCCCCTGAAGGCCGGGCCTTGAGTCAGGGCATGCCTGTCGCTCAGCGACCAGCCGTTCCTGGCGGGGAGAGACCCTACCGGTGCGTGGAGTGCGGGAAGTGCTTTGGGCGGagctcccacctcctccagcaCCAGAGAACCCACACCGGGGAGAGGCCCTACGTGTGTGGCGTGTGCGGCAAGGCCTTCAGCCAGAGCTCGGTCCTCAGCAAGCACAGGAGGATCCACACGGGCGAGAAGCCCTACGCGTGTCACGAGTGTGGAAAGGCCTTTCGAGTGAGCTCAGATCTGGCTCAGCATCACAAGATCCACACGGGGGAGAAGCCACATGAGTGTCTCGAGTGTCGCAAGGCCTTCACACAGCTCTCCCACCTGCTCCAGCACCAGCGCATCCACACCGGGGAGAGGCCCTACGTGTGCGGCGTGTGCGGGAAGGCCTTCAACCACAGCACTGTGCTGCGCAGCCACCGGCGGGTGCACACCGGGGAGAAGCCGCACGCATGCGCGGAGTGTGGCCGCGCCTTCAGCGTGAAGAGGACGCTGCTCCAGCACCAGCGGGTCCACACCGGGGAGAAGCCCTACGCCTGCGGCGAGTGTGGCCGCGCCTTCAGCGACCGCTCCGTCCTCATCCAGCACCACAGCGTGCACACAGGCGAGAAGCCCTATGAGTGCAGCGAGTGCGGCAAGGCCTTCCGGCACCGCTCCACCCTCCTGAACCACGAACGTATCCACACCGAGGAGAAGCCCTATGGCTGCTACGCATGCGGCAAGGCCTTCGTGCAGCACTCCCACCTGACCCAGCACCAGCGGGTCCACACCGGCGAAAAGCCCTACGTGTGCAGCGAGTGTGGCCACGCCTTCAGTGCCCGCAGGTCCCTGGTCCAGCACCAGCGGGTCCACACGGGTGAGAGGCCATTCCGCTGTGCACAGTGCGACAAGGCCTTCAGCCTGAAGGCCACGCTGATCGTGCACCTGAGGACCCACACAGGCGAGAGGCCCTATGAGTGTAGCCGCTGCGGCAAGGCCTTCAGCCAGTACTCGGTGCTCGTGCAGCACCAACGCATCCACACAGGCGAGAGGCCCTATGAATGTGGGGAGTGCGGCCGCGCCTTTAACCAGCACGGCCACCTGATCCAGCACCAGAAGGTACACAGGAAGCTGTGA